Proteins from one Candidatus Margulisiibacteriota bacterium genomic window:
- a CDS encoding helix-turn-helix domain-containing protein: MEQEISDLLLTEERGHVYRLLIESVERPLLEKVLHFTGGNQLEAARILGINRNTLRTKLKRLGIQK, from the coding sequence ATGGAACAAGAGATCAGTGATCTGTTATTGACCGAAGAACGGGGGCACGTTTACCGGCTGCTGATCGAGTCGGTAGAACGACCGCTGCTGGAAAAAGTGTTACACTTTACCGGGGGTAACCAGCTGGAAGCGGCCCGGATCCTGGGGATCAACCGGAACACTTTGCGGACCAAGCTTAAAAGGTTGGGGATCCAAAAATGA
- a CDS encoding glutamine synthetase III has product MVKTASQIFGELTFSKKVMKEKLSKEVYAKLVATLDGGAPLDETIASDVAHAMKEWAIENGATHFTHWFQPQRGGTAEKHDAFLSYGKDGEMIERFSAKQLIQSEPDASSFPSGGIRSTFEARGYTAWDPTSSAFLLEAGDTKTLVIPTVYLSWTGEVLDLKTPLLRSMKALTESAIKLQKLLGNNSVKKMKVYGGPEQEYFLVSKELYATRPDLQITGRTLFGAAPAKGQQLEDHYFGAIKDKVMMFMEDFDMELYRHGIPSKTRHNEVSPNQFEIAPLYEEANLAIDHNLQLMDIIRKVADKHGLVAILYEKPFAGVNGSGKHFNWSLGDDSGTNYLEPDDSPIKNINFLLTLGAILLGVNKFGGLLRAAVADAGNDHRLGANEAPPAIMSVYLGEYLAGLMDDIEGIGNKVDEKSLSHINLGVKNLPKVAKDTSDRNRTSPVAFTGNKFEFRAVGSSQNCSEAATTLNLIVAYGYDEIAKRLAAKKGKNVNENAILVMKDVLKETKQVRFEGNNYSAEWHKEAAKRGLPNTKNTPDALDLMLEKDNAALFEKYGVLSKRELHSKVEIKLDAYIKIKDVELKAGLDIARTLVLPAVLEQIAVLGEAVRATSKASAMAADLKVASALYADIKAAIKGLEKAIVVCEQEDNLEKKAKLYAKNGANALADLRASVDQAETQVADKFWPMAKYQELLTIL; this is encoded by the coding sequence ATGGTAAAGACCGCAAGTCAAATTTTCGGCGAGCTCACTTTCAGCAAAAAGGTGATGAAGGAAAAATTAAGCAAAGAGGTCTACGCCAAGCTGGTAGCCACTTTGGATGGCGGGGCCCCTTTGGACGAAACCATTGCCAGCGACGTGGCCCATGCCATGAAAGAGTGGGCGATCGAGAACGGCGCCACCCATTTTACCCACTGGTTCCAGCCGCAGCGCGGCGGCACGGCGGAAAAACACGACGCCTTTCTCAGCTACGGCAAGGACGGAGAGATGATCGAGCGTTTCAGCGCGAAACAGTTGATCCAGTCGGAGCCGGACGCTTCCAGTTTTCCTTCCGGCGGGATCCGCTCCACCTTTGAAGCGAGAGGCTATACCGCCTGGGACCCGACCAGCTCGGCGTTCTTGCTGGAAGCGGGGGACACCAAGACCCTGGTCATCCCGACCGTTTATCTCTCCTGGACCGGCGAAGTGCTGGACCTGAAAACGCCGCTCCTCCGTTCCATGAAGGCCCTGACCGAATCGGCGATCAAACTGCAAAAATTGTTGGGGAACAATTCGGTCAAGAAGATGAAAGTTTACGGCGGGCCCGAACAGGAATATTTCCTGGTCTCCAAGGAACTGTATGCCACGAGGCCGGACCTGCAAATAACCGGCCGGACGCTGTTCGGCGCGGCCCCGGCCAAAGGCCAGCAGCTGGAAGACCATTACTTTGGCGCCATCAAGGACAAAGTGATGATGTTCATGGAAGATTTTGACATGGAGCTTTACCGGCACGGGATCCCGTCAAAGACCCGGCATAACGAGGTTTCCCCCAACCAGTTTGAAATAGCGCCTCTTTATGAGGAAGCTAACCTGGCCATCGACCATAATCTGCAATTGATGGACATCATCCGCAAGGTCGCCGACAAGCATGGGCTGGTCGCGATCCTGTACGAAAAACCGTTCGCCGGGGTCAACGGCTCGGGCAAGCATTTCAACTGGTCGCTCGGCGATGACAGCGGGACCAATTACCTGGAACCGGACGATTCGCCGATCAAGAACATCAATTTCCTGCTGACCCTGGGCGCCATCCTGCTGGGGGTGAACAAGTTCGGCGGCCTGCTGCGGGCGGCAGTGGCGGACGCCGGGAACGACCACCGGCTCGGCGCGAACGAAGCGCCGCCGGCCATCATGTCGGTCTATCTTGGGGAATATCTGGCCGGGTTGATGGATGACATCGAGGGGATCGGCAATAAAGTTGACGAAAAGAGCCTCTCCCATATTAACCTGGGCGTTAAAAACTTGCCTAAGGTGGCCAAGGATACCTCCGACCGGAACCGGACCTCGCCGGTCGCTTTTACGGGCAACAAGTTCGAATTCCGCGCCGTCGGCTCATCCCAGAACTGCTCGGAAGCGGCGACCACGCTCAACCTGATCGTGGCTTACGGCTATGACGAGATAGCCAAGCGGCTGGCCGCGAAAAAAGGGAAGAACGTCAACGAAAACGCGATCCTGGTCATGAAGGATGTCCTGAAAGAGACCAAGCAGGTCCGTTTTGAGGGGAACAATTATTCTGCGGAGTGGCACAAAGAAGCCGCCAAGCGGGGACTGCCCAATACCAAGAACACCCCGGACGCGCTCGATCTGATGCTGGAGAAAGATAACGCGGCGCTGTTCGAGAAGTACGGCGTCCTTTCTAAGCGCGAGCTCCATTCTAAAGTGGAGATCAAGCTGGATGCCTACATCAAGATCAAGGATGTCGAGCTTAAGGCCGGCCTGGACATTGCCAGAACGCTGGTCCTGCCTGCCGTTTTGGAGCAGATCGCGGTGTTAGGCGAAGCGGTCAGGGCAACTTCCAAGGCCAGCGCCATGGCCGCCGACCTGAAGGTTGCTTCGGCCCTCTATGCCGATATCAAAGCGGCGATCAAGGGGCTGGAAAAAGCGATCGTTGTTTGCGAGCAGGAAGATAACTTGGAGAAGAAGGCCAAACTCTACGCCAAGAACGGGGCGAACGCTTTGGCCGATCTGCGCGCGAGCGTTGATCAGGCGGAAACGCAGGTCGCGGACAAGTTCTGGCCGATGGCCAAGTACCAGGAACTGTTAACGATCTTGTAA